ATTAAATTCTATCATCTTGCCTGGTGTAGAAATTGGGGATTCGTCAATCATAGATATTTGCTCAGTCATCCGTAAAAATGAAAAACTACCTCCAAAAACAGTTTTTAGCAGTATATCTGCTAAAAATATACGGCAAAAAGAAAAGTGATTAGTTTATTAAAGGGACTCGGGGCTCGGGACTCGGGACTCGGGGCTCGGGACTCGGGAATAAAAGAATCCCCTAACCCCGGAAGTGTGAGTGTCAATGAAGAAAGGTTTCAATTCCTTAACTGACACTGACACTTATTTTCAGGAGAACGGTCATGAACCATTAGTTCACAAATGAAGATGAGAATAGTAGGTAGGAGATAGAAGGTAGGAGGTAAGGAGATAAGCGTGAGGAGTGGTGTTTTCTTTACTTTCTACTTTCTACTCTCTACTTTCTTATTTTCAGGAGAATAGTAGGTAGGAGATAGAAGGTGGAAGATGGGGAGATAAGCGTGAGGAATGATGTTTTCTTTACTTTCTACTTTCTACTCTCTACTTTCTTATTTTCAGGAGAATAGTAGGTAGGAGATAGAAGGTGGAAGATGGGGAGATAAGCGTGAGGAGTGGTGTTTTCTTTACTTTCTACTTTCTACTCTCTACTCTCTACTTTCTTATTTTCAGGAGAAGTAGAATGCTCAAAGGGTTAAATAGTATTGAAGATATAATAGATACTCTGAAGAAATATGGTGAAAAAATAGCCCTTCAGATAAAAGGAGATACAGGGTTTCATAGTTTATCATATCTTGAACTAAATAATAGAAGTTTTGATGTTTCATCGACATTGATTAAATCAGGGGTTGAAAAAGGAGACAGAATTGCAATCCTTTCTGAAAATAGACCCGAATGGGCAATTGCCTTCTTTGGCATTATCTTTTCCGGGGCAATCGTTGTGCCGCTCGACATCAAACTAAAAGAAAAAGAATTGACTTACATCCTCAATAATTGTGAGGCAGAATATATCTTCGCCTCTGCCAGATTTATTGACCTCATCAAAACTCTAAAAACTAAAATTAGAATGGTCATATCCCTGGATGAAAAGATAGGGGAAGATATTCTTTCTTTAAAAGAGTTAAAGTCTGTTGAAGGAGAACTTAAACACCGTGCCATAGAACTAAACGATACTGCGGTAATTATTTACACCTCAGGGACTACCGGCAATCCTAAAGGTGTAGAACTGACTTATCAGAATCTTTTTTTTCAAATTTCCTCCTTTGGTAAAATGCTCAAATATGGAGCTAAGGATAATTTCCTCTCTATTTTGCCATTAAATCATGCCTATGAACTTATCTGTGGATTTTTAGGACCACTTCACGGTGGCTCATCCATTACCTATCTGCGGAGTTTAAAACCTGCAGAAATCATCTCGACTATGAAACAAACCCAGACCACAATTATGATTGTTGTGCCTTTGATATTACAGATGTTTTACAAAAATGTGATGAAAGAGATTGAAAAATCCCCAATCCATATTAAAAAATCATTTGAGATGATTTTAGTGCTGTCAAAATATTTAGGGAAATGGAATACCATCAGATACCTGCTTTTTAAAAAGGTTCATTTGGGATTTGGTGGTAGGTTACGGTGTTTTATTAGTGGTGGTGCACCACTTGACCCACAAATAGCCACGAATTTCCAATTAATGGGCATACCTGTGCTTCAAGGTTATGGACTTAGTGAAACCTCACCTGTAACCTCAGCTAATACATTTAAGGAAAATCGCCCTGGCTCTGTTGGAAAACCTTTACCAGAAGTAAATGTAAAAATTAGTGATGAAGGAGAAATACTTATTCAGGGACCCCATTTAATGAAGGGATACTTCAAAGACTCTGCCCTGACACAAGAAGCAATAAGAGATGGTTGGTTTCATACCGGAGATATAGGTGAGATTGATAAGGATGGATTTTTATACATTAAAGGCAGGCTAAAAAATCTTATCGTAACCGCTGGCGGTAAGAAAATTCACCCGGAAGAAGTTGAAGAAGAAATCTTAAAAAGCCCCTGTATCAAAGAGATATGTGTTATCGGAAAACCAGGCAGGAAAGGTGGAGAAGAGGTTTATGCGGTGGTTGTGCCTGATTATGACTATTTTAAAGAAAAAGATGAGGAAGGGATAAAAAAACTCGTTGAGAAGGAGATAAAAAAATATTGTTCGATCTTAGCCGATTATAAGCGGATCGTGGATTTTGAGATATGGAAAGGAGAGTTACCTAAAACTTCGACAAGAAAGGTGAAAAGAAAAGAGATATTGGAAAGGATTCAGCAGGGACAAAGATGAAATAAAGAGTCAAAACATTCAGGAAGCGATTTCCTATCACTATAAAAATCAACAATATACTCCCCAATAGGCTTTTGTCTCATAAACTGATAGCCATTCATCTTTCTGCTTCTCAAATACTTCCAAAGCAATACTTCCGATAAAACCCCTTGCTTTCTAAGTTCTCTGGCGTAAGTTTTCAATTTCGGATTGTAATGAATCTTCATACTTACAACCCCCTAACCCCCTTTATATACTTACAACCCCCTAACCCCCTTTATATACTTACAACCCCCTAACCCCCTTTATTAAGGGGGAATATCTGTCCTCCACCTCTAATCTTTTCTATATTTGGGTGAGGGAATTTCGTGAAGCCCTATTCTATCTGTGTTAATCCGTGTCCATCAGTGGTTGAATGAGGACATCAGTTTTAAGTTTTGAGTTGTAGATTTGACTTTTGACATTTGAGTTTTGAGTTAATATTGTCCAGTTTGATGGGCAAGGCTGAACGGTTACCTTTTATGTGCTCTAATTTATTTCTATGTCTTCTCTGCGAACTCTTGCGTCTCTGCGGTAAAGGACTACCTGAACGGTTACGAATTATCGACCTGTGCGGTTAAATGTAAAATGGATAATGTAAAATGAGAAATGTAAAATGAAAATGTATAACTGAAAGGTAATGAGTCTTGCGAAGTCCTAAAATTTCCCATTTTTCATTTCCTATTTTACATTTTACATTTATTTTTCCTTTGCGTCTCTGCGATGAATTAGTCTAATCGCACAGGTGGAATTTTATTTGACATCTATTTCTATATTTGATATAATCTTATTTAATGAAACGAGTAGTGATTATTCTGGCAATATTACTTCTATTGGCGAAGGAATCCACTGCCTCGTTAAGTGATTTCCTTAATCCTGGGAGTGCGACTCAAATCAGTGGCACAGTCACATCAATTATTGATGGAGATACCATTAAGGTTGAAATGTCTGGCACGGAAACTACGGTTCGATTATTAAGTATTGACACTCCAGAACTTATGGATGAGCCTTTTGCTCAAACCGCAAAAGATTTTGCCTCTCAAACATTATCAACTCAACCCATCCAATTATTTTATTCTAAAAACCCCACTCAACAATGGGATGACTATGGTAGATTGTTAGCGGTTGTGGTTAAGGATGACGAGATATTCAATCTTAAACTCCTTGAACAAGGGTTAGCTGTTCGGATGTTTATCTTTAACGATATTATCAAATTCCCTGCCTGGGAAGATGTAGAAATCTGGGCAAGACAACAGGGATTAAATATCTGGTCAAATATTAATCAGAAAGGAATATTTATCAATGAAATTAACCCGAATCCTGCTGGAACAGATACAGATGCAGAATTTGTCGAATTATATAATAATACTGCAACTGCGGTGGATGTAAGTAATTGGGCATTTATCTCTATCTATAATGAATTTATTATCCCTGCTGGAACAACTATTCCTGCAAATGGATATTTAATCATTGCCCGGACTGATACCGCCAGTTTTAAACAAATATACACAACCACACCACCATCTACGATTATTATCGATGCTGGAGATAATTTAATCCTGCGAAATAGTTATATTCCTGAAGAAGACCTGCTCATTCATCTTAAGGCAGATGATAAATCTTATCAAGATTCCCTGACCTACAATTTGGAGTGGGATAATGGTGATGCAAAC
The bacterium genome window above contains:
- a CDS encoding AMP-binding protein, whose product is MEDGEISVRSGVFFTFYFLLSTLYFLIFRRSRMLKGLNSIEDIIDTLKKYGEKIALQIKGDTGFHSLSYLELNNRSFDVSSTLIKSGVEKGDRIAILSENRPEWAIAFFGIIFSGAIVVPLDIKLKEKELTYILNNCEAEYIFASARFIDLIKTLKTKIRMVISLDEKIGEDILSLKELKSVEGELKHRAIELNDTAVIIYTSGTTGNPKGVELTYQNLFFQISSFGKMLKYGAKDNFLSILPLNHAYELICGFLGPLHGGSSITYLRSLKPAEIISTMKQTQTTIMIVVPLILQMFYKNVMKEIEKSPIHIKKSFEMILVLSKYLGKWNTIRYLLFKKVHLGFGGRLRCFISGGAPLDPQIATNFQLMGIPVLQGYGLSETSPVTSANTFKENRPGSVGKPLPEVNVKISDEGEILIQGPHLMKGYFKDSALTQEAIRDGWFHTGDIGEIDKDGFLYIKGRLKNLIVTAGGKKIHPEEVEEEILKSPCIKEICVIGKPGRKGGEEVYAVVVPDYDYFKEKDEEGIKKLVEKEIKKYCSILADYKRIVDFEIWKGELPKTSTRKVKRKEILERIQQGQR